GATCCGTGACGGTGACGGGATCGATCACGACCACGTCGGCGTCGGCGCCGATCCCCAGATGTCCCTTGCGGCGCATCGCGGGCGCCGTCTCATCGAGCACGCGGGCAGGGAGATAGGCGCAGCGGCGGAAGGCCTCGAGCCAGGTCCAGGCGCCGGACTCCCGCACCATGAGCCGGAGCGACTTGCTGAACGTGCCGGCGGTGCGCGGATGCGTCTGGCCGCCGGAAGGCAGGGGCCACTCCCGCTGCTCGCGCGCGGCGGGAACCCCATCCCGCGCGGCCCAGAACACCGGCATCGCGTCGCTGGCCACGATCGAATCGGGGAAGGCGAGCGAACGGTGCAGGTGCGCGCGATCGACGGGGTCCTCTTCATCGAGGAAGGTGACGATGCAGGCGGCTGCGGGGTCGGTCGCGCGGATCTCGCGGAGCTGCCGCTCGTCGGCGATGCGCTCGCCGGTCTCGACGAGCACCAGGGCCGACGGCGTGATCCCGAGGCCAGGAAGCTTCTCGGGCGCGAGGAAGAAGGCGCCGATCGCGGTGCTCCCCGCGCCGTACGGATATGCCTCGACGGTGACGCGCGAGCCCGCGGATCTGGTCGACTCGAATTGCGCCAGCACGCGATCGATGTGCCGCAGTGACGTGCTGTTCACATGGCAGTGGTGCATGGCCGCGCCCGTCTCGCCGGCGGCGCGCAGAAGCTCCTCGGTGCCGTCGATCGGGGTGTCGGGGTCCGCCTCGATCAGCTCGCGGACATGGGTGAAGGTCGGGGCGCCGGCGGACGCCGCGAGGCGGGCGACATCCAGATACTCGTCGGGGTCGGTCCGCGGGGCGTACCCCATGAGGACGCCGATGCCGAGCGCACCGCGCGTCAGCTCGTCCTCGAGCAGGCCCAGCCATCGGCGGCGCTCGGTCGGGCTCGATGTGCGCTGCCACTCCTGGTCGCCGAGGAGCTCCATCGAGGCGTGGATGTCCGGCTCGGGGAGCCGGTCGAGGTGCGCGTACGCACGGGCCTGCGCCCAGGATGCCGAGAAGCCGTAGTTGAGCGGTCGCCCCTCCGCCTCGGCGCGAGCGATCGCGTCGTCGACGGGCATGAGACCCGCCTCCAGGTCGAGCGCGGTGGTCACCCCGTCCATCGCCTGCAGGCGCTGGCCCGCGATCGAGTGCACGTGGCTGTGCAGGTCGACGAAGCCCGGGCCGACGATCAGGCCGCCGACGTCGATCACGACGGCATCCGTCGGAGCGACGAGGTCGAGACCGATCGCCGCCACGCGCCCGTCCGAGATCAGCACGTCCGCGATGCGATCCGTGTCGGTGCCAGGGTCGATGACGCGCCCGCCGCGCAACAGAGTGTCCACACGATCACCGTTCCATGCCGGCGCCGATCCATCCGGTGCGTCCGCACGAAACCCGCCTGCGAATCCGGTGCGATCCGACAACGCACGGAATGCTCCGGCGTCTGCGGACGCCCCCACCGGACCCGCGAAGATGCACTCGACCGGTCGGGGAGACATAATGAAGGGACGATGTGACCGTGCACATGCAAGGAGGCCTGCGATGTCCACCGCCTCCGAGCGTGCCCGGATGCCGAGCATCCGCGACGTCGCGCGTCTGGCGGGTGTCTCGCATCAGACCGTGTCCCGGGTGCTGAACGATCACCCGAGCATCCGCCCGGAGACGAAGGCCAAGGTCCTCGACGCGATCTCCGTGCTCGACTACCGCCCGAACCTCGCGGCGCGCGCCCTCGTGACCAGCAAGTCGAACATGCTGGGGATCCTCTCCGCGACGATCGGCGAGTTCGGTCCGACATCGTCGATCGCGAGCATCGAGGATGCCGCGCGGGAGGAGGGATACTCCGTCTCGACGCTGAACCTCGCCGACACGACGCCCGAGGCGATCGGCACGGCGGTGCGGCAGCTGGCGCGGGAGCAGGTCGACGGCATCGTCGTGCTCGCCCCGCAGGTGCGCGTCTTCCACGTCCTGCGCGGGATGTCGCTGGACATCCCCTTCGTCAACCTGCAGACGGCATCCGGCTCCGACGGCGTGAGTCTCTCCGCGGATCAGGTCGCCGGTGCGCGCGCGGCGACGGAGCACCTGATCGCCCTCGGCCACAGCGACATCCTGCACCTGGCAGGCCCGCAGGACTGGATCGAGGCGGAGTCCCGCATGCGCGGATACCTCGACGGGCTGCGGGAGGCGGATCTGCCCACGTTCCCGCCGATCCGCGGTGACTGGACGGCGGACTTCGGGTACTTCGCGGGGCAGGAGCTGTCGCGCCGCCGCGACTTCACGGCGGTGTTCGCCGCCAACGACCTGATGGCGATCGGTCTGATGCACGGATTCCGCGACGCCGGGGTCCGTGTGCCGCACGACGTGAGCGTGATCGGATTCGACGACATCCCCGTCGCAGCGCACGTCGCGCCCACGCTGAGCACGGTGCATCAGGACTTCCCGGAGCTCGGGCGGAGGGCCGTCCGCATCCTCCTGGCGCAGATCCGCAACGAGCAGGTGCCGGAGTTCGGCCCGCTCAAGACGCTCCTGCGTGCCCGCGAGTCGGCCGCATCACGGTAGCGACACGAATTCTGCACGCGGACTTGACAGCGGTCCCTCGTGCGGGGACGATGTAATCCAATGTGAACGGTCACATCGAAGGTGACCGCACGTCTGCAAGGAAAGATCCGTGAGCACCACAGCAACGTTGCCGACAGTGTCAGGCCCCATCCTCGAGATGCGCAGCATCACGAAGGAGTTCCCGGGGGTCAAGGCACTCGCCGACGTATCCATCACCGTGCGCGCCGCCGAGATCCACGCGATCTGCGGCGAGAACGGCGCCGGGAAGTCCACTCTCATGAAGGTGCTGTCGGGGGTCTACCCCTACGGGACGTACGAGGGCGAGATCCTGCTCTACGGCGAGGAGCAGCGCTTCAAGGACATCGTCGCCAGCGAGCAGGCCGGCATCGCGATCATCCACCAGGAGCTCGCGCTCATCCCCGAGCTCTCCGTCACCGAGAACATCTTCCTCGGCAACGAGATCCGCCGCTTCGGCCGCATCGACTGGCAGGCGCAGAAGCAGCGGGCCGCCGAGCTGCTCGCCCGCGTCGGGCTGAACGAAGACCCCGACGTGCAGATCAAGACGCTCGGCGTCGGCAAGCAGCAGCTCATCGAGATCGCGAAGGCGCTCAACAAGGACGTCAAGCTCCTCATCCTCGACGAGCCGACCGCCGCGCTGAACGAGAACGACTCGCAGCACCTGCTCGACCTGATCCTCGGTCTGAAGGCCAAGGGCATCGCGTCGATCATGATCAGCCACAAGCTCAACGAGATCGAGCAGATCGCCGATGAGATCACGATCATCCGCGATGGGCGCACGGTCGAGACGCTCGACATCTCGCGCGGGGAGATCAACGAGGACCGCATCATCCGCGGCATGGTCGGCCGGTCGCTGGAGAGCCGCTACCCCGACCGCACGCCCGACATCGGAGAGGTGTTCTTCGAGGTGAAGGACTGGTGGGTGCAGCATCCGACCGTCTCCGAGCGCATGGTCGTCAAGGGCTCGAACCTCAACGTCCGCCGCGGCGAGGTCGTCGGCATCGCCGGTCTCATGGGCGCCGGGCGCACCGAGTTCGCGATGAGCATCTTCGGCCGCTCGTACGGCACGTTCCTCTCGGGGACCATGATCAAGGACGGCCAGGAGGTGGTCCTGCCCGACGTCGCCTCCGCGATCAAGCACGGTCTCGCCTACGTGAGCGAGGATCGCAAGTCGCTGGGGCTGAACCTCCTCGACACCATCAAGCGGTCCGTCGTCGCCGCCAAGCTCTCGAAGATCTCCCGCAACGGAGTCGTCGACGCGCGCCAGGAGTTCTCGGTCGCCGACGACTACCGCAAGGCGCTGCGGATCAAGACACCTTCGGTCGAGGAGGGCGTCGGAAAGCTCTCGGGCGGCAATCAGCAGAAGGTCGTCCTGGCCAAGTGGATGTTCACGGATCCTGACCTGCTGATCCTCGACGAGCCCACCCGCGGCATCGACGTCGGAGCGAAGTACGAGATCTACGCGATCATCAACCAGCTCGCGGCGCAGGGCAAGGGCGTCATCGTCATCTCCAGCGAGCTGCCGGAGCTGCTGGGCATCTCCGACCGCATCTACACCGTCTTCGAAGGTCGGGTCACCGACTGCATCCCGGCCGATCAGGCGACACCCGAGGCCCTCATGCGCAGCATGACGTCCGCGACCCAGAAAGCATCCGCATGACCACCGAATCCACCCCCGCGAAGACCGGGTTCCACTTCAAGGACATCACCAAGATGTTCGGCGGCGGCGGAACGTCGACGCTGCGTCAGTTCGGCATCCTCGGCAGCCTGATCGTCATCATCGTGCTGTTCGAGATCCTGACCCTGCTGCGCAACGGTCCGAACGGTGCGACTCTCACCTCGGGCAACCTGATCAACGTCATCAACCAGTACTCGTTCATCCTGATCCTCGCGATCGGCATGGTGATGGTGATCATCATGGGGCACATCGACCTCTCGGTCGGCTCCGTGGCCGCGTTCACCGGCATCATCGTGGCGAAGTCGATGGCGGAGTGGAACCTCCCCTGGCCGCTCGCGATCCTCCTCGGCCTCGCCGTGGGAGCCGCCGTCGGCGCCTGGCAGGGATTCTGGGTCGCCTACGTCGGCGTACCGGCGTTCATCGTGACGCTGGCCGGCATGCTGTTCTTCCGCGGTGCGCAGCAGTGGATCGGCGATGCGCAGACCATCCCGGTCCCGAAGGGCTTCCAGATCATCGGAACGGGCTACCTGCCCGAGATCGGGCTTCCGCTGCCGTTCAACATCCCGACCATGCTGCTCGCGCTCGTCGCCGTCGCCTGGCTCGTGTTCTGGGAGATCCGCACCCGCCGCGTGCAGCGCAAGATGGGATCCGACCGCGCGCCCGTCTGGGTGAGCGTGACCAAGGTCGTGCTGCTCTCGGTCGTCGTCCTCGCCGCCGCCTGGATGTTCGCCACCGGCCGCCCGGGCACGAGCTTCCCGGTTCCGGGTCTCATCCTGCTCGCTCTCGTGATCGTGTACACCTTCATCACGAGCAACACCGTGTTCGGCCGCCACATCTACGCGGTCGGCGGCAACCGGCAGGCCGCCCGCCTGTCGGGTGTGAAGGACCGCTGGGTCGACTTCTTCGTGATGATGAACATGTCGATGCTGGCCGCCCTCGCCGGCATGATCTTCGTCGCCCGCTCGCAGGCGTCCGGTCCGAACGACGGAACCGGCTGGGAGCTCGACGCGATCGCCTCGGTCTTCATCGGCGGCGCGGCCGTCGCCGGCGGCATCGGCACCGTGATCGGCTCGATCATCGGTGGTCTCGTCATGGCGTTCCTCAACAACGGCCTCGCGCTGCTCGGCCAGGGTGCCGACGTCGTCTCGATGATCAAGGGCCTCGTGCTCCTCATCGCGGTCGGCATCGACGTCTGGAACAAGCAGCAGGGCCGCCCCTCGCTCATCGGCTTCATGACCCGCCGGTTCGGTCGCAAGGAAGACCCGGCGCTGCAGACCTTCGAGCCCAACAAGACCTACCAAGCCCCACCCGTCGACAAGACGAGCGGACAGTAGGGGTCGAATCGCGTTCGCACGCGTGAGACGACCTTCACACACCAGAGAAAGAGATCACATGAAGAAGATTCTTCTGTCGGCGACAGCGCTTGTCGTCGCGGGCGCCTTCGCCCTCACCGGCTGCTCCTCGGAGCGCGGCGGGGACACCGGTGGATCGGGGGAGGAGACCGCCAAGGGCTTCGACGCCGGTGCCACGATCGGTGTCGCCCTCCCGGACAAGACCTCGGAGAACTGGGTCCTCGCCGGTCAGCTGTTCACGGACGGTCTCGAGAAGGCCGGCTTCAAGGCAGACGTGCAGTACGCACCGGCCAGCAACACGGTCGCCGAGCAGCAGAACCAGATCCAGGCGATGGTCACCAACGGCGCCAAGGTCATCATCATCGGCGCGAAGGACGGCAAGCAGCTGGCCACGCAGGTGCAGGCGGCCAAGGACGCCGGCGCCACGGTCATCGCCTACGACCGTCTGATCGAGAACACCGAGGCCGTCGACTACTACGTCGCCTTCGACAACTTCAAGGTCGGTCAGCTCCAGGGCCAGGCTCTGCTCGACGGTCTCGCCGAGCGTGCCGGTCACGAGGCTCCGTACAACATCGAGCTGTTCTCCGGCTCGCCGGACGACGCGAACTCCGCGGTCTTCTTCGACGGCGCCATGGAGGTCCTGCAGCCGAAGATCGATGACGGCACGCTGAAGGTCGTCTCCGGCCAGACCGAGATCGCCCAGACGGCGACCGAGGGATGGCTCGCCGAGAACGCCCAGAACCGCATGGACACGCTCCTGACCGGTTCGTACAGCGGTGACACCGTCCTCGACGGCGTCCTCTCGCCGAACGACACGCTGGCTCGCGCCATCATCACCTCGGTGCAGCAGGCCGGCAAGCCGGTCCCGGTCGTCACGGGTCAGGACTCCGAGGTCGAGTCGGTCAAGTCGATCATGGAGGGCATCCAGTACTCCACGATCAACAAGGACACCACGCTCCTCGTCGAGCAGTCGATCAAGATGGTCGGCCAGCTGCAGAAGGGCGAAGAGGTCGACGTCAACGACACCGAGTCGTACGACAACGGCGCCAAGGTCGTCCCGGCGTACCTGCTCGAGCCGCTGATCGTCACGAAGGAGAACGCGGCCGAGGCGTACGCCAACGTCCCGAGCCTCCTCGAGATCGTGAAGTCGTACCAGTAAGACACCCGCCCTCTTCGAGGGCATCGCACGAGCCGTCCGGATCTCCTCCCTCGGGAGCGGTCCGGGCGGCTCGTCGCCGTTCGGGCGGACGGAGATCAGATCGCCGCGCCGTCGATCTCTCGCAGCCGGAGCTGCAGTGCGAGGACCAGACGGAGATCCGCATCGTCGATGTCGATGACCTCGGCGATGCGCCGGAGTCGGTGGCGCAGGGTGTTCGGGTGCA
This genomic interval from Microbacterium sp. LWH11-1.2 contains the following:
- the mmsA gene encoding multiple monosaccharide ABC transporter ATP-binding protein, which translates into the protein MRSITKEFPGVKALADVSITVRAAEIHAICGENGAGKSTLMKVLSGVYPYGTYEGEILLYGEEQRFKDIVASEQAGIAIIHQELALIPELSVTENIFLGNEIRRFGRIDWQAQKQRAAELLARVGLNEDPDVQIKTLGVGKQQLIEIAKALNKDVKLLILDEPTAALNENDSQHLLDLILGLKAKGIASIMISHKLNEIEQIADEITIIRDGRTVETLDISRGEINEDRIIRGMVGRSLESRYPDRTPDIGEVFFEVKDWWVQHPTVSERMVVKGSNLNVRRGEVVGIAGLMGAGRTEFAMSIFGRSYGTFLSGTMIKDGQEVVLPDVASAIKHGLAYVSEDRKSLGLNLLDTIKRSVVAAKLSKISRNGVVDARQEFSVADDYRKALRIKTPSVEEGVGKLSGGNQQKVVLAKWMFTDPDLLILDEPTRGIDVGAKYEIYAIINQLAAQGKGVIVISSELPELLGISDRIYTVFEGRVTDCIPADQATPEALMRSMTSATQKASA
- a CDS encoding sugar-binding protein, producing MKKILLSATALVVAGAFALTGCSSERGGDTGGSGEETAKGFDAGATIGVALPDKTSENWVLAGQLFTDGLEKAGFKADVQYAPASNTVAEQQNQIQAMVTNGAKVIIIGAKDGKQLATQVQAAKDAGATVIAYDRLIENTEAVDYYVAFDNFKVGQLQGQALLDGLAERAGHEAPYNIELFSGSPDDANSAVFFDGAMEVLQPKIDDGTLKVVSGQTEIAQTATEGWLAENAQNRMDTLLTGSYSGDTVLDGVLSPNDTLARAIITSVQQAGKPVPVVTGQDSEVESVKSIMEGIQYSTINKDTTLLVEQSIKMVGQLQKGEEVDVNDTESYDNGAKVVPAYLLEPLIVTKENAAEAYANVPSLLEIVKSYQ
- a CDS encoding LacI family DNA-binding transcriptional regulator; this translates as MSTASERARMPSIRDVARLAGVSHQTVSRVLNDHPSIRPETKAKVLDAISVLDYRPNLAARALVTSKSNMLGILSATIGEFGPTSSIASIEDAAREEGYSVSTLNLADTTPEAIGTAVRQLAREQVDGIVVLAPQVRVFHVLRGMSLDIPFVNLQTASGSDGVSLSADQVAGARAATEHLIALGHSDILHLAGPQDWIEAESRMRGYLDGLREADLPTFPPIRGDWTADFGYFAGQELSRRRDFTAVFAANDLMAIGLMHGFRDAGVRVPHDVSVIGFDDIPVAAHVAPTLSTVHQDFPELGRRAVRILLAQIRNEQVPEFGPLKTLLRARESAASR
- a CDS encoding amidohydrolase family protein, translating into MDTLLRGGRVIDPGTDTDRIADVLISDGRVAAIGLDLVAPTDAVVIDVGGLIVGPGFVDLHSHVHSIAGQRLQAMDGVTTALDLEAGLMPVDDAIARAEAEGRPLNYGFSASWAQARAYAHLDRLPEPDIHASMELLGDQEWQRTSSPTERRRWLGLLEDELTRGALGIGVLMGYAPRTDPDEYLDVARLAASAGAPTFTHVRELIEADPDTPIDGTEELLRAAGETGAAMHHCHVNSTSLRHIDRVLAQFESTRSAGSRVTVEAYPYGAGSTAIGAFFLAPEKLPGLGITPSALVLVETGERIADERQLREIRATDPAAACIVTFLDEEDPVDRAHLHRSLAFPDSIVASDAMPVFWAARDGVPAAREQREWPLPSGGQTHPRTAGTFSKSLRLMVRESGAWTWLEAFRRCAYLPARVLDETAPAMRRKGHLGIGADADVVVIDPVTVTDRATYLDPTRPSQGIRHLLVHGNAVIEDGHMLTAAYPGRAVRGEA
- the mmsB gene encoding multiple monosaccharide ABC transporter permease: MTTESTPAKTGFHFKDITKMFGGGGTSTLRQFGILGSLIVIIVLFEILTLLRNGPNGATLTSGNLINVINQYSFILILAIGMVMVIIMGHIDLSVGSVAAFTGIIVAKSMAEWNLPWPLAILLGLAVGAAVGAWQGFWVAYVGVPAFIVTLAGMLFFRGAQQWIGDAQTIPVPKGFQIIGTGYLPEIGLPLPFNIPTMLLALVAVAWLVFWEIRTRRVQRKMGSDRAPVWVSVTKVVLLSVVVLAAAWMFATGRPGTSFPVPGLILLALVIVYTFITSNTVFGRHIYAVGGNRQAARLSGVKDRWVDFFVMMNMSMLAALAGMIFVARSQASGPNDGTGWELDAIASVFIGGAAVAGGIGTVIGSIIGGLVMAFLNNGLALLGQGADVVSMIKGLVLLIAVGIDVWNKQQGRPSLIGFMTRRFGRKEDPALQTFEPNKTYQAPPVDKTSGQ